The genome window CGGTCAGAAGCAGGATGCCAGTTGCCGATGCGCTTACAATCGCCGTGCCTGTGTCGGGCGCAGCTCCTCCAAGGAGCGCCCACCGGAACCCTTCGATGATGCCCACCATCGGATTCAAACTGTAGACCGCGCGCCACTGCTCGGGTACGAGGGACAAGGGATACACGACCGGTGACGCGTACATCCATAGTTGTGTCAGCAACGGTATGGCCCCGGCCACGTCTCGATAGTGGACGTTCAGCGCGGAAAGCCAGAGACTGACGGCAAGGGACGTCCCGATAGTAAACAGCACGAGGGCGGGAATCGCGATGACTTTCCACGTCGGCGTGATTCCATACCAGCCCATCAAAAGAAGGAGCAGAACAAGCGCAATGAAGAAGTCGATGACGCCGGCGAGCGTGGAAGCGATCGGCAGGATCACTCTCGGGAAATAGACCTTTTTCACCAGGTTGGATTCTGCGACCACGCTTTGACCGCTCCGCTCGAGACTTTTCGCCAACAGAGTCCAAGGCAGGAGAGCTGCGTAAGCGAAAAGCGGATAGGGCAATCCGTCAGACGGCAGCCTGGCCCATAGACTAAACACGATTGTAAAGATCGCCATTGCCGCCAAGGGCTGAATGACCGCCCATGCGATGCCCAAGACGGTCTGGGCATAGCGTGCCTTCATGTCCCGCCAGGCCAAGAAGTACAGCAGCTCTTTGAATTCCCACAATTCTCTGAAATTCAGATAGAGCGAGTTTCTCTTTGACTCGATCACGGTCGGAACGAGCACCGCGCTTCCTCGGGGCGTCGAGCTACAAGTCTGCATCATCGCCGTACCAGGATCAGGTTTCGCTGCCGTCGTCCTGCTGAATGCTGTCGGAACAAGCAGGCTTAGAGTTGATGTTCAGAAGAAGGAGAGGATGGACTACCGTCGATCCGGTGAACAC of Nitrospirota bacterium contains these proteins:
- a CDS encoding ABC transporter permease; this translates as MLVPTVIESKRNSLYLNFRELWEFKELLYFLAWRDMKARYAQTVLGIAWAVIQPLAAMAIFTIVFSLWARLPSDGLPYPLFAYAALLPWTLLAKSLERSGQSVVAESNLVKKVYFPRVILPIASTLAGVIDFFIALVLLLLLMGWYGITPTWKVIAIPALVLFTIGTSLAVSLWLSALNVHYRDVAGAIPLLTQLWMYASPVVYPLSLVPEQWRAVYSLNPMVGIIEGFRWALLGGAAPDTGTAIVSASATGILLLTGLVFFNRMSRTFSDIV